A single window of Pseudomonadota bacterium DNA harbors:
- the tnpB gene encoding IS66 family insertion sequence element accessory protein TnpB (TnpB, as the term is used for proteins encoded by IS66 family insertion elements, is considered an accessory protein, since TnpC, encoded by a neighboring gene, is a DDE family transposase.): MIPPTVRIFVYTEPVDMRRGCDGLALLARDALRQDPRSGALFIYASRRRDKLKILWWDSNGYCVLYKRFHGAVVELPSSDGSIPFAVRIDGNKLAQLLAGKMKNRKTNRTKLRVVR; this comes from the coding sequence ATGATCCCGCCCACGGTGCGCATCTTTGTCTATACGGAGCCTGTGGACATGCGACGCGGGTGTGATGGGCTCGCACTGTTGGCGCGCGATGCACTGCGGCAAGACCCTCGTTCGGGTGCATTGTTCATCTACGCCAGCCGTCGACGCGACAAGCTGAAGATTCTGTGGTGGGACAGCAACGGCTACTGCGTCCTGTACAAGCGGTTTCACGGGGCAGTGGTCGAGCTTCCCTCGTCGGACGGCTCGATTCCGTTCGCAGTTCGCATCGACGGCAACAAGCTAGCGCAGCTGCTTGCCGGCAAGATGAAGAACCGCAAAACAAATCGCACAAAACTGCGCGTAGTACGTTGA